The DNA window CAATATTAGCTAGAATAATTTTATCAACTCTAAGCGAGTTTTGTAAAATGTAATTTAAATAGAGATTTTTACAATTATCTCTTCCATGCAAAAAGATTATTTTGGTTAATTCTGTAGGGGCAAAAGAATTATATTGTTCATGATTATTTTCTAAAAATAATATCTCTTTATATTGTGTTTTAGATATTTTTAAGGTTTTTACTAAATTATCCAAAGGTTTATCAGAAGATAAGTTATATAAAAAAACATTTATGTTGCTGTTTTCAGGATTAACCTCATTAAAATACCTGATTTTATCTAGATTGTTATAATTAAAAACAAAATCACAAATTTGATATTCTGACATTAAAGCTAGGCTGTCCGCATAATTTGCTCCATTTAGTAATTTTGTCAATTCACTTAAAATTCTTTCTGCTGATAATTTGCATAATTTATCTTTGTGATGTGCGCATTTTCTTAAGGTAGTTGCCGATATAGAAAAATTTTCTAAATTTGCTTTAAAACGAAATAACCTTAGGATACGTAAATAATCTTCTCTAATCCTTGCATCTACATCTCCAATAAAAATTAATTTCTTTTGCCTGAGATCGGCCCTACCATCAAAATAATCATAAATTTTACCCTTAAAATCCAAATATAAAGCGTTAATGGTAAAATCTCTTCTTTTAGCGTCTAGGGCAAAATCTGAGGCATATGCTATTTCACAATGCCTACCATCTGTTTTTATGTCACTACGCAAACTAGTTATTTCTATAATTT is part of the Alphaproteobacteria bacterium genome and encodes:
- a CDS encoding CCA tRNA nucleotidyltransferase; the encoded protein is MNKILALPHIQKFAQIFAHEIENFRIVGGAVRDDLLKQQIKDIDIATKFTVEELIELCLEKQLKFKPTGLKYGTITLFLTGEIIEITSLRSDIKTDGRHCEIAYASDFALDAKRRDFTINALYLDFKGKIYDYFDGRADLRQKKLIFIGDVDARIREDYLRILRLFRFKANLENFSISATTLRKCAHHKDKLCKLSAERILSELTKLLNGANYADSLALMSEYQICDFVFNYNNLDKIRYFNEVNPENSNINVFLYNLSSDKPLDNLVKTLKISKTQYKEILFLENNHEQYNSFAPTELTKIIFLHGRDNCKNLYLNYILQNSLRVDKIILANIANIEIPVFSVTGHDLQNRGYNKGKILGAKLSELKNRWLDSDFALSKTQLLHLISN